One segment of Thermus tengchongensis DNA contains the following:
- a CDS encoding ATP-binding protein, with protein sequence MNPLVLLLSLFLYLGLLFLVALLGEGRWRSLAQSPWAYTLSLAVYATAWTFMGSVGWAATEGASFLPIYLGPTLVLLLWPFLQERLLSLARAHRLTSWADFLYLRFGHGLLGPLAAGFLVVGLLPYLALQLKAIAQAFLFLRGEEEPLTDIALPTALLLALFAILFGTRRLDPSERHQGLVLAVAFESLVKLLALLLVGGVVLWQLGSPFPKLQNRPELLSLLLPPEGLAGYLEWASLVLLSGLAFLFLPRQFHVSVVENTDPQHLRLAAWAFPLYLLLINLPVLPLALFGRLLLPEGNPDLYVLALPLELGNGPLALLAFLGGVSAATAMVVVESLALSILISNHLLSPLLLRFRALGSLLLWRRISILTVMLLAYLYFRLAGEAYALVAMGLISFVAVAQLAPAGLLGLFWKGATPQGALAGLLGGIAVWAYTLFLPALARSGWLPPFFLEGPHPLLRPEGLLGVRGLDPVTHGFLASLTLNLALTLGVSLFTRRMALQEERTGEVEELAALLRRVLGPEAEESFRHQARALPGREAAGLAETLLAGSVGPATAKLLLLSVTRAVPPEALREEVEEAARESRELRAYAQALEEARRELAEAYERLKALDQAKDELLAAVSHELKTPLTAVRALAEILEANPDLSEEERGRFVSLLAKETVRLSRLVEEILAYTRLQAGVPLARSPTDLRALAVEALALVEPLARERGITMESHLAEVQTLTDRDRVLQVLLNLLHNALRHARSRVRLELLANKEVLFRVSDDGPGVPPQARTLVFEPFQSFSGGTGLGLFLARRLVESLGGRIWLEEGEGATFAFTLPLEVEHEDSGGGR encoded by the coding sequence ATGAACCCCCTTGTCCTCTTGCTGAGCCTTTTCCTGTACCTGGGCCTCCTTTTCCTGGTGGCTCTCCTGGGGGAAGGACGGTGGCGTTCCCTGGCCCAAAGCCCCTGGGCGTACACCCTTTCCCTGGCGGTCTACGCCACCGCCTGGACCTTCATGGGAAGCGTGGGCTGGGCGGCCACGGAGGGGGCCAGCTTCCTCCCCATCTACCTGGGGCCCACCCTGGTCCTCCTCCTGTGGCCGTTTCTCCAGGAAAGATTGCTTTCCCTGGCCCGCGCCCACCGCCTCACCTCCTGGGCCGATTTCCTTTACCTGCGCTTCGGCCACGGCCTCCTCGGCCCCCTGGCCGCCGGTTTTCTGGTGGTGGGCCTCCTTCCCTACCTGGCCCTGCAACTCAAGGCCATCGCCCAGGCCTTCCTCTTCCTAAGGGGCGAGGAGGAGCCCCTCACGGACATCGCCCTTCCCACCGCCTTGCTCCTGGCCCTCTTCGCGATCCTCTTCGGCACCCGCCGCCTGGATCCCTCGGAACGGCACCAGGGCCTGGTGCTGGCGGTGGCCTTTGAATCTTTGGTGAAGCTGCTGGCCCTCCTCCTCGTGGGAGGGGTGGTCCTGTGGCAGCTGGGAAGCCCCTTCCCCAAGCTCCAGAACCGCCCTGAGCTCCTCTCCCTCCTCCTCCCCCCGGAAGGCCTTGCCGGTTACCTGGAGTGGGCAAGCCTCGTCCTCCTCTCCGGCCTAGCCTTCCTCTTCCTGCCCCGGCAGTTCCACGTGAGCGTGGTGGAAAACACCGACCCTCAGCACCTTCGCCTGGCGGCCTGGGCCTTCCCCCTGTACCTTCTCCTCATCAACCTCCCCGTCCTGCCCCTGGCCCTCTTTGGCCGCCTTCTCCTGCCCGAGGGAAACCCGGATCTCTACGTGCTGGCCCTGCCCCTGGAGCTCGGGAACGGCCCCTTGGCCCTGCTTGCCTTTCTAGGGGGGGTTTCGGCAGCCACGGCCATGGTGGTGGTGGAAAGCCTGGCCCTTTCCATCCTCATCTCCAACCATCTCCTTTCCCCCCTCCTCCTCCGCTTCCGGGCTCTGGGAAGCCTCCTCCTTTGGCGGAGGATCTCCATTCTGACGGTGATGCTTCTGGCCTACCTCTACTTCCGCCTGGCGGGAGAAGCTTACGCCCTGGTGGCCATGGGCCTCATTTCCTTTGTGGCCGTGGCCCAGCTGGCCCCGGCGGGCCTCCTGGGGCTCTTCTGGAAGGGAGCCACCCCTCAAGGGGCCCTAGCCGGCTTGCTAGGAGGCATAGCCGTTTGGGCCTATACCCTATTTCTCCCGGCGCTGGCCCGCTCGGGGTGGCTCCCTCCCTTCTTTCTGGAAGGCCCCCACCCCCTCTTGCGGCCGGAGGGGCTCCTGGGAGTCCGGGGCCTGGACCCCGTGACCCACGGCTTTCTGGCAAGCCTCACCCTAAATCTGGCCCTCACCCTGGGGGTTTCCCTCTTCACCCGGCGGATGGCCCTGCAGGAGGAACGCACGGGGGAGGTGGAGGAGCTGGCCGCCCTTCTCCGACGGGTCTTGGGGCCGGAGGCGGAGGAAAGCTTCCGCCATCAGGCGCGGGCCCTGCCGGGCCGGGAAGCGGCGGGCCTTGCGGAAACCCTGTTGGCGGGCTCCGTGGGCCCCGCCACCGCCAAGCTCCTCCTCCTCTCCGTTACCCGGGCGGTTCCCCCAGAAGCCCTGCGGGAGGAGGTGGAGGAGGCGGCCCGGGAGTCCCGGGAACTTCGGGCTTACGCTCAGGCCCTCGAGGAGGCCCGGAGGGAGCTCGCCGAGGCCTACGAGCGCCTGAAGGCCCTGGACCAGGCCAAGGACGAGCTCTTGGCTGCGGTCTCCCACGAGCTCAAAACCCCGCTCACCGCCGTGCGGGCCCTGGCGGAGATCCTCGAGGCCAACCCCGACCTTTCCGAGGAGGAGCGTGGGCGCTTCGTGTCCCTTCTGGCCAAGGAAACCGTCCGGCTCTCCCGCCTGGTGGAGGAGATCCTGGCCTACACCCGGCTCCAGGCGGGCGTGCCCCTCGCCCGCAGTCCCACGGACCTCCGGGCCCTGGCCGTGGAAGCCCTGGCCCTGGTGGAGCCCTTGGCCCGGGAAAGGGGGATTACAATGGAGTCGCATCTGGCGGAGGTCCAAACCCTCACGGACCGGGACCGGGTACTCCAGGTGCTTTTGAACCTCCTCCACAATGCCCTGCGCCACGCCCGAAGCCGGGTACGCCTGGAGCTTCTTGCCAATAAGGAAGTCCTCTTCCGCGTATCCGACGACGGCCCTGGGGTACCTCCCCAGGCCAGAACCCTGGTGTTTGAGCCCTTCCAGAGCTTCTCCGGAGGCACGGGCCTAGGCCTTTTCCTGGCCCGGAGGCTGGTGGAAAGCCTGGGAGGACGGATCTGGTTGG